From the Halomonas sp. MCCC 1A13316 genome, the window TTGATGTCGAGCACCGGCGTGCCGCTTACCAGGTCGCAGCCGCCCAGCACCAGGCGTACCCCATGGCCGGTATCGATCGCGAGCAGTTCCACCAGTGACAGCCCCAGCCGGTTGGGGCGATGGGTGCTGCGGCTGGCGAAGACGCCGACCTTGGCATTGCCGCCGAGCCGCGGCGGGCGAACGAGTGGCGTCCAGCGCTCGGGACTGTGATGGAAGACGAAGGTCAGCCACAGGTGACTGAAGGCCTCGAGGCCGCGCACCGTCAAGGGGTCGTCGTAGGGCGTGGTGAGAATCAGCTCAGCGTGTGCAACCGATGCCAGGCCGGGCTGGCGCGGTACGCCGAACTTGTCGGGGAAGTCGCTCTCGATGTGCCCGATGGGTTGCATCGTGAGACCGGCGGCAGGAGGCGTTGGGTTGGTCATGGCGTTGCATTATGCCTGCCATTGGCCGCAGCGGCGAGCTTGTGTACCCTGCACGGCGAGACAGGCACGCGAGACAGGGGCAGGTAAGATGGAAACGACGACGATGAACGATGCGCCCTCCCCGAGGGGTGGTTCGCTGCGGATTCTCTATCGTCAGGCCAAGGCGCGTGACGGTGCCGACCAGGCCGAGGTCTTCCATCACGCCGTGATGCAGGGCGCTGCCGCTCATTACAGCGTGGAGCAGCGTGCGGCCTGGGCCGCGACGATGCCGAGGGAGGCCAGTGCTTGGGTTGCACGTCAGGCGCTCTACACGACCCTGATGGCTACCTGCGACGGGCGCTGCGTAGGGTTTCTGGAGCTGGACATCCCCAAGGGGCACATCCACACCCTCTACGTATGGCCTTCACTGGCACGGCGCGGCATTGGCTCGACCCTGCTGGTGCACGCCGAGCGCATGCTGCTCGAGCACGGTTGCGGGCATGCCACTATCGATGCCAGCCGCATGCTGGCCGAGAGCCTGCTGCGCCGCGGCTGGCGAGACCTCGGCACGGAATGGGTGACGAGGAATGGCGCACGACTCGAGAGGCGGCGGCTGGAGAGGCGCCTCTCCGCTGTCGAAACCTGATTCAGGCGTCGCGTAGTTGGGTGATGCGCATCGACAGATCTATCGCCTTGACGTCCTTGGTCAGGGCGCCGCAGGAGATGCAATCGACGCCGGTCTCGGCGATCTGGCGCAGCGTGCTCTCGTCGACGTTACCGGAGGCCTCCAGCGTGGCTCGGCCGGCATTGCGTTTCACCGCCTCACGCATGTCGTCGAGCGTGAAGTTGTCCAGCATGACGATGTCGGCGCCGGCCGCCAAGGCTTGGTCGAGTTCGGCGAAATTCTCCACCTCCACTTCCACCGGCAAGTCACGCGCAATGCTGCGCGCCTCCTTGACTGCGGCCGCGATGCTGCCGCAGGCGGCGATGTGGTTCTCCTTGATCAGGAAGGCGTCGTACAGACCGATGCGGTGGTTGTGTCCGCCACCGCAGGACACCGCATACTTCTGTGCCAGGCGCAGGCCAGGCAGGGTCTTGCGGGTATCGAGCAGGCGCACGCCGGTGCCTGCGATAAGATCGACGTAGTGGCGCGTGCGAGTGGCGGTGGCGGATAGCGTCTGCAGCAGGTTGAGGGCGGCGCGCTCTCCGGTCAGCAGGCGGCGGGCAGGGCCTTCGATCTCTAGGAAGCACTGGCCTGCCTCCAGTCGGTCGCCGTCAGCGGCGCTCCAGCGCAAGTGGATGCTGGGGTCGAGGCGACGGTAGATCTCTCCCACCCAGGCCATGCCGCACAGCACCGCCGGTTCGCGGGTGATGACCTGGGCCGTGGCCCACTGCGACTCGGGAATCAGCTGCGCGGTGATGTCGCCAGGGCCGACATCCTCGGCCAGCAGGTGGGCGGAGGCTTCACGGATCGCTTCGGCAAGGGCGTCCTGATAATGCATGGCGGGCCTTTTCATGTTCATGGAGCGTCGGGACCGTCATTATAGAGGAATCCAGCTCCAGGACGTCAGGGGATCGAGATGAGAATCGAGGAAGGCTGGCTGGAAGGCGTAAGGCGCGTGCCGTCGCCCAACCAGGACGCCCGTCCACAGGGCGAGATCTCGGCGGTAGTGCTGCATTCGATCAGCCTGCCTCCAGGCGAGTTCGGCGGCGAACATATCGAGCGGCTGTTCACCAATTCGCTGGAGGCTGCAGTTCATCCCTTCTTTCCCGGCATCGCTCAGCTGCGGGTCTCGGCGCATCTGCTGATTCGCCGCGATGGCGAGTGCGTGCAGTTCGTACCTTTCGACCGCCGTGCCTGGCACGCAGGGCGCTCGTGCTGGATCGAAGGGGGGCGCCCACGTCGTGCGCTGAACGATTTCACTGTCGGTATCGAGCTGGAAGGCGATGAGATCCATGCCTATCGTGATGCTCAATATCGGACCTTGGCCCTGGCCATGAGGGCGCTGATGGTGAGCTACTCTGAAGTGAATCCCGCGCGCATCACCAGCCACGCCAGGGTGGCCCCTCTGCGCAAGAGCGATCCCGGCCCCGCCTTCGACTGGGCCTATTTTCGCCAGTGCCTCAAGGCGTTGGGACCACGCAAATAAAGCGCATGCCAACAGCGGGGAAGTAATCATACGGTAGTTTTATTACATTTCGGGTTCTGTGGCGGCCAGGCCGAGATGGTTGTCGTAACATCTTGTGTGCAATGCAATATTGCTAGAATGGAAAAAAATTCCATTTCTCTGTGATTGGCAGGGAGGCCACTTTACGGTATGTTCTACGCCATTCGTTGTATGCGCTTCTGTAAAATGACTACAACAGCCGCGTCGCGGCCTGACATTCCCCTGATCGTCAGTAGCATTGACCCGTCCCAGCGTCCAAACGCAGGGGGCGATCTGACATCACATTGTCACTCGGAGAGACGTCTATGAGTCTGGAGGCAAGAGAAGATTTCGATCCGGTCGAAACCACGGAAT encodes:
- a CDS encoding GNAT family N-acetyltransferase, whose protein sequence is MNDAPSPRGGSLRILYRQAKARDGADQAEVFHHAVMQGAAAHYSVEQRAAWAATMPREASAWVARQALYTTLMATCDGRCVGFLELDIPKGHIHTLYVWPSLARRGIGSTLLVHAERMLLEHGCGHATIDASRMLAESLLRRGWRDLGTEWVTRNGARLERRRLERRLSAVET
- the nadC gene encoding carboxylating nicotinate-nucleotide diphosphorylase, producing MHYQDALAEAIREASAHLLAEDVGPGDITAQLIPESQWATAQVITREPAVLCGMAWVGEIYRRLDPSIHLRWSAADGDRLEAGQCFLEIEGPARRLLTGERAALNLLQTLSATATRTRHYVDLIAGTGVRLLDTRKTLPGLRLAQKYAVSCGGGHNHRIGLYDAFLIKENHIAACGSIAAAVKEARSIARDLPVEVEVENFAELDQALAAGADIVMLDNFTLDDMREAVKRNAGRATLEASGNVDESTLRQIAETGVDCISCGALTKDVKAIDLSMRITQLRDA
- the ampD gene encoding 1,6-anhydro-N-acetylmuramyl-L-alanine amidase AmpD, coding for MRIEEGWLEGVRRVPSPNQDARPQGEISAVVLHSISLPPGEFGGEHIERLFTNSLEAAVHPFFPGIAQLRVSAHLLIRRDGECVQFVPFDRRAWHAGRSCWIEGGRPRRALNDFTVGIELEGDEIHAYRDAQYRTLALAMRALMVSYSEVNPARITSHARVAPLRKSDPGPAFDWAYFRQCLKALGPRK
- the tsaA gene encoding tRNA (N6-threonylcarbamoyladenosine(37)-N6)-methyltransferase TrmO; amino-acid sequence: MTNPTPPAAGLTMQPIGHIESDFPDKFGVPRQPGLASVAHAELILTTPYDDPLTVRGLEAFSHLWLTFVFHHSPERWTPLVRPPRLGGNAKVGVFASRSTHRPNRLGLSLVELLAIDTGHGVRLVLGGCDLVSGTPVLDIKPYLPWVEARPDARAGYAPAAPSLLEVRFSDAAESTLATRPDGSSLRELIRQVLAQDPRPAYRKGAEERLYGVRLRDVDVRFRALEEAQATLVEVVEIVPS